A DNA window from Hordeum vulgare subsp. vulgare chromosome 1H, MorexV3_pseudomolecules_assembly, whole genome shotgun sequence contains the following coding sequences:
- the LOC123442975 gene encoding isopentenyl-diphosphate Delta-isomerase I-like, with product MAAAAARSLALFSSAASLGLGRASSRLALSSSPSHSGLLPRPALAFRGRASFAATAVVMGKAGAVDAEADADMDAVQRRLMFDDECILVDEQDNVIGHESKYNCHLMEKIESGHALHRAFSVFLFNSKYELLLQQRSTTKVTFPLVWTNTCCSHPLHRESELIEENCQGVRNAAQRKLFDELGIQAEDLPVDQFIPLGKILYKAPSDGKWGEHELDYLLFMVRDVKLNPNPEEVSDIKYVNRDELKQLIKKADDGEGGIKLSPWFRLVVDNFLMGWWDHVEQGTLKEAADMKTIHKL from the exons ATGGCGGCCGCGGCGGCGCGCTCCCTCGCGCTCTTCTCCTCCGCCGCCTCGCTCGGCCTCGGCCGCGCCTCGTCCCGCCTCGCGCTCTCTTCCTCCCCCTCCCACTCCGGGCTTCTCCCCAGGCCGGCGCTCGCCTTCCGCGGACGCGCCTCCTTCGCCGCCACGGCCGTCGTGATGGGGAAGGCCGGCGCCGTCGACGCCGAGGCGGACGCGGACATGGACGCCGTCCAGCGCCGGCTCATGTTCGACGACGA GTGCATATTAGTCGATGAACAGGACAATGTCATCGGCCATGAATCTAAGTATAACT GTCATCTCATGGAAAAGATAGAATCAGGGCATGCCCTTCACAGAGCATTCAGTGTTTTTCTTTTCAACTCCAAATATGAGTTGTTACTTCAG CAACGGTCTACGACAAAAGTGACATTTCCACTTGTCTGGACGAACACTTGCTGTAGCCACCCTTTACACCGTGAATCTGAGCTCATTGAGGAGAACTGCCAAG GGGTCAGAAATGCAGCACAGAGGAAACTATTTGATGAACTGGGAATACAGGCTGAAGATTTACCAGTTGACCAATTCATTCCACTAGGGAAGATACTTTACAAGGCCCCATCTGATGGAAAATGGGGCGAACACGAGC TGGACTACCTCCTGTTCATGGTTCGTGACGTGAAGCTCAACCCAAACCCTGAAGAAGTGTCGGACATCAAGTACGTGAACCGCGATGAGCTGAAGCAGCTGATTAAGAAAGCAGATGATGGGGAAGGTGGCATCAAGCTGTCCCCTTGGTTCAGGCTGGTGGTGGACAACTTCCTCATGGGCTGGTGGGATCATGTTGAGCAAGGGACTCTGAAGGAGGCCGCCGACATGAAAACCATTCATAAGTTGTAG
- the LOC123442982 gene encoding tubulin beta-1 chain yields the protein MREILHIQGGQCGNQIGSKFWEVVCDEHGIDPTGRYVGTSDLQLERVNVYYNEASCGRFVPRAVLMDLEPGTMDSVRTGPYGQIFRPDNFVFGQSGAGNNWAKGHYTEGAELIDSVLDVVRKEAENCDCLQGFQVCHSLGGGTGSGMGTLLISKIREEYPDRMMLTFSVFPSPKVSDTVVEPYNATLSVHQLVENADECMVLDNEALYDICFRTLKLTTPSFGDLNHLISATMSGVTCCLRFPGQLNSDLRKLAVNLIPFPRLHFFMVGFAPLTSRGSQMYRSLTVPELTQQMWDSKNMMCAADPRHGRYLTASAMFRGKMSTKEVDEQMINVQNKNSSYFVEWIPNNVKSSVCDIPPRGLSMASTFIGNSTSIQEMFRRVSEQFTAMFRRKAFLHWYTGEGMDEMEFTEAESNMNDLVSEYQQYQDATADEEGEYEEEDELEQE from the exons ATGAGGGAGATCCTGCACATCCAGGGCGGGCAGTGCGGGAACCAGATCGGGTCCAAGTTCTGGGAGGTGGTGTGCGACGAGCACGGCATCGACCCCACGGGGAGGTACGTCGGCACGTCCGACCTGCAGCTGGAGCGCGTCAACGTCTACTACAACGAGGCCTCATGCGGCCGCTTCGTGCCGCGCGCCGTGCTCATGGATCTCGAGCCCGGCACCATGGACTCCGTTCGCACGGGGCCGTACGGCCAGATCTTCCGCCCCGACAACTTCGTCTTCGGCCAGTCCGGCGCCGGCAACAACTGGGCCAAGGGCCACTACACCGAGGGCGCGGAGCTCATCGACTCCGTCCTCGACGTCGTCCGCAAGGAGGCTGAGAACTGCGACTGCCTCCAAG GCTTCCAGGTGTGCCACTCCCTGGGCGGGGGCACCGGTTCCGGCATGGGCACGCTGCTGATTTCCAAGATCAGGGAGGAGTACCCTGACCGGATGATGCTCACCTTCTCCGTGTTCCCATCCCCCAAGGTGTCTGACACGGTGGTCGAGCCCTACAACGCCACCCTCTCGGTTCACCAGCTGGTGGAGAACGCCGACGAGTGCATGGTGCTGGACAACGAGGCGCTCTACGACATCTGCTTCCGCACCCTGAAGCTGACCACACCTAGCT TTGGTGACCTGAATCATTTGATCAGTGCCACCATGAGCGGTGTCACCTGCTGCCTTCGCTTCCCAGGACAGCTGAACTCAGACCTCCGCAAGCTTGCAGTCAACCTGATCCCCTTCCCGCGCCTCCACTTCTTCATGGTGGGCTTTGCGCCGCTCACATCTCGTGGATCGCAGATGTACCGCTCCCTCACTGTCCCAGAACTCACACAGCAAATGTGGGACTCGAAGAACATGATGTGTGCTGCCGACCCACGCCATGGCCGCTACCTCACAGCCTCAGCCATGTTCCGTGGCAAGATGAGCACCAAGGAGGTTGATGAGCAGATGATCAACGTGCAGAACAAGAACTCTTCCTACTTCGTGGAGTGGATCCCGAACAATGTCAAGTCAAGCGTGTGTGACATCCCACCACGTGGCCTCTCCATGGCGTCCACCTTCATTGGCAACTCCACCTCCATCCAGGAGATGTTCCGGCGTGTGAGCGAGCAGTTCACCGCCATGTTCAGGAGGAAGGCTTTCTTGCATTGGTACACTGGTGAGGGGATGGACGAGATGGAGTTCACTGAGGCCGAGAGCAACATGAATGACCTGGTCTCTGAGTACCAGCAGTACCAGGACGCCACTGCTGACGAGGAGGGCGAGTACGAGGAAGAGGACGAGCTGGAGCAGGAGTAA